The DNA region AACGCTGCCGTTATCCGTGTCAGTCAGGATCGGGTAGGCAAAGCAGGCGACCGTCTAGCCCGCATCGGTGACGCCGACATTTGGGGACGCCGTCTGGAAAATGGCGGTTTGGCCACGGCGCTCCTCAATCGGGGAACGACATCTATGGAAATCAGGATCGACGCCAAATTGCTGGGATTGGCATCGGGCACATGGAGGCTGCGCGATCTGTGGAACGACAGGGATCTTGGAACGCTGGGCGATTTTCGCGCCTTCGTCGTCGCACCGCATAGCGCCCTGATGCTGACAATTATCCCTGACGGTTAAATTCTGTTTTGACCATGATCGGAAGCGTGGGTCGCGACCTCCCGACCAGGAGCAGCGATCTTCCGGTAAAAGGCGTCGTGCAAAGCTGCCCGGCGTGCCGGAATGACCCGGCAGCCGGACAGTAAGATGCAGAGGTGCAGCCCTGCATCTATCCTAACGCCGCTCAGTCCCGCACCGCGCCGCCGGTGACTGGGCGAACCGCGACGGATCGGAAGAAATCAAGTTTGCGCGCGTCCGGCCACTTGCCTGGACCGGCAACCTTGCCCAGTTCCAGCAATGTCCGGCTGGACGGGTCATATAGCGGCCAGCGCAAATCGGTGGTGTTGGGATCGCCGGTGCGCGCGAACGCCACAAGCGAACGCGTCATCGCCCGGCTGAATGCCCTATCCGCGCTTGTCCAAGCACGGGTCGGGCGGAACTGGTTGAAACTGTCGAGTGTACCGAGCCAGAATGGCACTTCGGATGTGTGATAGGCTCCCGCCGTCACCGGATCCATATCGCTCAGAACGACCCCGGGCGCAAAGCTGTGCGCGCGCGAAAACTCGTAGCTGAATATCTTCGACCGTCCGTGCGCCGCCTGCGCCCGCGCCCAACTGTCCATCCCGACCGCCATCGTGCCATCACGATCGGCCAGGCGCGCTTGTGTCCGCGCCTGTTCGTCATTCGATGCCGGATATAGCGCCATGAACGTCGACAGCTGCGCGCCGAATTTCGCCTTCGCTTTGGCGCGATAGTCTTCCAGCCCTTGGATCGGCCCAAGCCCGCCAAAGGATTCGTCATGCGTGAAGCCGAGCAACAGCGGCACATCATTCTGTGCCGATCGCGCGAAAATCTGCTCGACACTGTACGGGAAAAAATACCCGTCCTGCACCGGACCGATCTTTGGACCATCGGCGACCCGGGGCACCACGATCTTGTCGGCCGGCAGGGCGCGAAGCTCGGCGATCGACTTGGCCCGCAAATAGGTCTGCAGCTTGACCCCCTCCTGCTCCGCATCCGGCAAAGGCGCCATCGCGCTCGGCCCGTCAAGCACCGCGCCGCTCATACCGGCGGCACGATGAAACAGGCCGCGTGCGAGGGGAGAGGCCTGTAGCGCGCCCACCGACATGGAGCCTGCGGACTGGCCTGCAATCGTCACATTGTCGGGATCGCCGCCGAACCGTGCGATGTTGCGCCGGACCCATTGCAACGCCGCGATCTGATCGAGAAAAGCATAGTTGCCCGATGACTTGTGCGCAGATTCCGCCGATAGTTCGGGATGCGCAAGAAAGCCCAGCGCGCCCAGGCGATAGTTGAAATTGACGAAGACCGCGCCTTCGCGACTGACCGCTTCGCCGCCATAAAGCGCCATGCTGGACGATCCGACATAGAAGCCGCCGCCGTGGATATAGACGATGACCGGTGCCTTCTTGCGCGCAGCGGTCGTCCAGATGTTGAGATAGAGGCAATCCTCGCTGGTTATTTCCGCGCCGGCATATTGATTGGTCATCACCCCGCGCTGTGGCTGCATGCATTGCGGGGCAAAATGATCCGCATGATAGGTGCCGTTCCAGCGCGCGGCGGGTTGCGGATCACGCCAGCGCAGGTCGCGCACAGGCGGCGCTGCATAGGGAATGCCGAGATAAGCCTGCCCGCCCGACGGCAATGCAACCCCTTCGATCGCTCCCTGATCGAGGGTAACATGCGGGGGTTGCGCGACTGGCGGCGCCGCAGTCGCCAGCCCAGCCTGCGCCGCCAGCCCCATGGCCATCAGAGAGGTCGGAATGCGGATAATATTCTCCTAACGCCAGATCATAGGAAAAACTCGCCCTGCGCCCCTTGCCGTGAAAGGCGGGGACGCAGGGCAGGACGCTTTAGAATTTGAAACGCACGCCGCCTCTGTACGTCCGGCCCATCAGGTCGTAATAGGCGCTGCCCGGCGCGGGCAGTGGCGGATCCTTGTCGAACACATTGTCGACGTTGAAGTAGATGGTGAACTGCTTTTCAGCACCAAAGGCATAGCGAGCGCCGAGGTCCAGATAGGCGACGGCCGGGATGTCATTGTTGGTGATGCTGGTGGTCAGCGCCGGGTTGTAGTTCGCATCATCCGGCCCGTAGAGACCGTTATTCTGCTTCGACTTCGACACCCATCGCGCATTGGCGTTGAGGCCGAGGCCACCAATCTCATAATCCAGCGTCACATTGACCAGCCATTTCGGCAGGCCCGCCGGACCGCCAAACTGGGCACCAGTCTGACCGGCACGGTCGATGCCATTGGGAAATAGCGTCGAGACATCATTGGAGGATTCGAACGTCATGACATGCGTGGCCAGCACGTCGGCTTCAGCGCCTTGCTCAGCCGGGATATCGCCAGCACCGCCCCCGCGTCGATAAAATGCTCGCCCTCGGCGCGCTCAAACACGGCCTGGACATAGCCCTTCACCCGCTTGGCCGTCTCGATCGACCCGCGCTTTTCGATCT from Sphingobium sp. HWE2-09 includes:
- a CDS encoding TonB-dependent receptor domain-containing protein, producing the protein MTFESSNDVSTLFPNGIDRAGQTGAQFGGPAGLPKWLVNVTLDYEIGGLGLNANARWVSKSKQNNGLYGPDDANYNPALTTSITNNDIPAVAYLDLGARYAFGAEKQFTIYFNVDNVFDKDPPLPAPGSAYYDLMGRTYRGGVRFKF
- a CDS encoding carboxylesterase/lipase family protein, producing MAMGLAAQAGLATAAPPVAQPPHVTLDQGAIEGVALPSGGQAYLGIPYAAPPVRDLRWRDPQPAARWNGTYHADHFAPQCMQPQRGVMTNQYAGAEITSEDCLYLNIWTTAARKKAPVIVYIHGGGFYVGSSSMALYGGEAVSREGAVFVNFNYRLGALGFLAHPELSAESAHKSSGNYAFLDQIAALQWVRRNIARFGGDPDNVTIAGQSAGSMSVGALQASPLARGLFHRAAGMSGAVLDGPSAMAPLPDAEQEGVKLQTYLRAKSIAELRALPADKIVVPRVADGPKIGPVQDGYFFPYSVEQIFARSAQNDVPLLLGFTHDESFGGLGPIQGLEDYRAKAKAKFGAQLSTFMALYPASNDEQARTQARLADRDGTMAVGMDSWARAQAAHGRSKIFSYEFSRAHSFAPGVVLSDMDPVTAGAYHTSEVPFWLGTLDSFNQFRPTRAWTSADRAFSRAMTRSLVAFARTGDPNTTDLRWPLYDPSSRTLLELGKVAGPGKWPDARKLDFFRSVAVRPVTGGAVRD